From the genome of Thermus albus:
CTGTACCGGAAGGTGCGGCTGGATCACCTCCTTTCTAAGGAGCATGAAGGCCCTGCTCTCCCCTTTTTTAGGTCCTTTGGGGGCGCCTTCGGGCGCCCTTTTTTGTTGCCGGGAGGAGGAGTGCGAAGGAAGCGACAGGTCCGGGTGGCCAGGAAACGGGTGGTGTCCGCCGGGGGCGTGGTCCTGCGGGGGAGGGGGCCGGAGGTGTTGGTGGTGTCCCTGAAGGGGGGACGGGTGGTGACCCTGCCCAAGGGCCAGGTGGAGCCCGGGGAGCGCTACCCGGAAACGGCGGTGCGGGAGGTGCGGGAGGAGACCGGGGTGGAGGCGACGGCGCTTTCCCCTTTGGGCAAGGTGCGCTACTACTTCACCGTGAGGAACGGGGGAGAACCGGTTACGGTGAGCAAGGAGGTGCACTATTTTCTCATGGCCTACCGGGGAGGCGAGCCCAAGCCTCAGCTTTCCGAGGTGGAGGCGGCCTTCTTCCTACCAGTTTCCGAAGCTCTGGAACGGCTTTCTTATCCCAACGAGCGGGAGATGCTGCGCAAGGCCCTGGCCCGTTGGCGCCCTTCCCGGCTGGATTCCTCCCCGGGGCCCGAGGCCTAGGGGTGGGCCTTGGGGTCCAGGAGGGCCCAGGCGGCCTCTTCCGGGGAAAGCTCCCCCCGGGCCACCCTGGCTACCAGGTCCTCTGCACCTTGGGTCCTCTTCCGCCCCCACTCCTGGATGACGCTTTCCACCTCAAACCGGGCCCGCTCCAGACGGTGGGCCTCGAGGAGCCCGTGGGCTAGAAGGTGCTGGTAATGGGCTTCCAGACCCTCAAAGAGGGCTTCCACCCCTTCCCCCGTGGCCGCCACCGTGGGGTAAATGGGGGGGCGCCAGCCCCCGGGGCGGGGTGGGGCTAGCTCCAAGGCGCTTTTCAGCTCCTGGATGATCCTCTCCCCCCCGGGTAGGTCAAACTTGTTCACGGCGAAAAGGTCGGCGATCTCCATCACCCCGGCCTTGAAGGCCTGCACCGCATCCCCCGCCGCCGGGGTGAGGACCAGCAAGGTGGTATCCGCCACCCGGGCGATGTCCACCTCGCTTTGGCCCACCCCCACGGTTTCCACGAAGATGCGGTCAAAGCCGAAGGCCTCCAGGAGGGCCAAGGCGGCCACGGTGGCCCCCGCCAGGCCCCCCAGGGCTCCCCTCGAGGCCAAGGAACGGATGTAGACCCCGGGGTCCTGGTGGTGGCGCATCATGCGGATGCGGTCCCCCAGGATGGCCCCCCCGGTGAAGGGACTGGAGGGGTCCACGGCCAAAACCCCCACCCGCTCCCCCCGCTTTCTGGCCTCCAGGATCAAGCGGTCCGTGAGGGTGCTTTTGCCTGCCCCCGGGCTTCCCGTGACGCCCACCACCTTGGCCTGGCCCTGTCCTCGTAGGCGCTTTAGGAGTTCCTGGCCCAAAGGGTGCCCCGCTTCCACCAGGGTGAGGGCCCGGGCCAAGGCCCGGGTATCCCCTTGGCGGAAGCGGTGCAGGAGCTCTTGGGCTTGGTTTTCCTGCCCTGGCGTCATGAGGGTATTGTACGCTTTTTTGCCTTTTTGCCTTAATCCGCCAGGGCAAGGCAAGCCACCTCCACCCGGACCCCCTTGGGCAGGGCCTTCGCCGCCACCGTGGCCCGGGCGGGGTAGGGGGGAGAGAAATAGCGGGCGTAGACCTCGTTGAAGGGAGGAAAGTCCTCCATGTCCGCTAGGAAGCAGGTGGTTTGCACCACCCGGGATAGGGAAGATCCCGCGGCTTCCAGGATGGCCTTCAGATTCTCCATCACCTGCTCCGTCTGGGCGCGGATATCCCCCTCCACCAAGGTGCCGTCGGGCCTCAGGGGGATCTGGCCGGAGACGAAGACCAGCCCACCCGCCCGCACCGCTTGGGAGTAAGGGCCGATGGCTTGAGGGGCTTTATCGGTGCTGACCGCTTCCATGCCCCTATCCTACGCCAAAGCGGAAAAGCTTCCCCGCCAGGTTGGCCACCAACACCTCCTGGGCCAAGGGCAAAGGAGGTACCTGGACCGCCCCCAGGCCCGTGGCCTCAAAGACCACCTGCCCCCTTTGGTCCACGGCCAAAAAACGCCCCTCCTCCGTGGCCACATAGACGTGGCCGGCAGCATAGGAAAGGCCTGCGGTTACCTTTCCCACCTCGAGGCTCCACACCTCCTCCCCCGTGGCCTGGTCCAGGGCCCTTAGTATCCCATCCCAAGCGGCCACGTAGACCCGTTCCTCGTCCAGGGCCACTCCCCCCCAGATCTCCCCTTCTGCGGAGGTGTTCCAGAGGGTTTCCCGGCTCAAGGGGTCAAAGGCGTAAACCTCCCCCTCCCAGGTGGGGATGAAAAGCACCCCCCGGTAGGCGGCCACGGGGGCGTGCACGGGACCGGTTTTCACCTTGTAGCGTAGCGCTCCGGAGTCCGGGTCCAGGGCGTAGAGGAACCCGTCCTCCGAGGCCAGGAAAAGGAGGCCCCGGTGGA
Proteins encoded in this window:
- a CDS encoding NUDIX hydrolase — protein: MRRKRQVRVARKRVVSAGGVVLRGRGPEVLVVSLKGGRVVTLPKGQVEPGERYPETAVREVREETGVEATALSPLGKVRYYFTVRNGGEPVTVSKEVHYFLMAYRGGEPKPQLSEVEAAFFLPVSEALERLSYPNEREMLRKALARWRPSRLDSSPGPEA
- the meaB gene encoding methylmalonyl Co-A mutase-associated GTPase MeaB codes for the protein MTPGQENQAQELLHRFRQGDTRALARALTLVEAGHPLGQELLKRLRGQGQAKVVGVTGSPGAGKSTLTDRLILEARKRGERVGVLAVDPSSPFTGGAILGDRIRMMRHHQDPGVYIRSLASRGALGGLAGATVAALALLEAFGFDRIFVETVGVGQSEVDIARVADTTLLVLTPAAGDAVQAFKAGVMEIADLFAVNKFDLPGGERIIQELKSALELAPPRPGGWRPPIYPTVAATGEGVEALFEGLEAHYQHLLAHGLLEAHRLERARFEVESVIQEWGRKRTQGAEDLVARVARGELSPEEAAWALLDPKAHP
- a CDS encoding RidA family protein — encoded protein: MEAVSTDKAPQAIGPYSQAVRAGGLVFVSGQIPLRPDGTLVEGDIRAQTEQVMENLKAILEAAGSSLSRVVQTTCFLADMEDFPPFNEVYARYFSPPYPARATVAAKALPKGVRVEVACLALAD